Part of the Pseudomonas baltica genome is shown below.
CCGTCACGCAGGTCGTCGCGGTCTACCGAAGTGATCACCACGTACTTGAGGCGAAGGTCGGCAATGGCCACTGCCAGGTTCATCGGCTCGTCGGCATCCAGCGCTTTCGGGCGGCCATGGCCGACGTCGCAGAACGGGCAGCGACGGGTGCAGATGTCACCCATGATCATGAAGGTCGCGGTGCCACCGGAGAAGCACTCGCCCAGATTCGGGCACGAAGCCTCTTCGCAGACGCTGTGCAGTTTGTGCTTGCGCAGCAGCTGCTTGATGCGGTCGACTTCCGGTGAAACCGGGATGCGTACGCGAATCCAGTCGGGTTTTTTCGGCAGTTCTTCGGTCGGGATAATCTTGACCGGGATGCGCGCGACCTTCTCAGCACCGCGCAGCTTGACGCCCGCCTCCACTTTATGAGGTGCGGCCTTGACCGGCAAGCTGGTGGTCGGGATCAGGTTTTCCACGGTGGTGTCAAAAGCAGTAGTCATATCATTCGATTCCGCCCGTCAGGGTCGTCTGCTCAGCGTAGTCGAGGTGTTTGACGAGCTGCACGCGCAGCCGGGCACTAACCTCGGCAAATTCAATGCTGCCTGCATGATCGCACAGCTGGGTCATTGCCAGCCCGGCGTATCCGCATGGGTTGATACGTTGGAACGGTTCAAGTTGCATGTCGACGTTCAGCGCCAGCCCGTGAAACGAGCAGCCGCGACGGATACGCAGGCCCAGGGACGCGATTTTAGCACCTTCTACGTAAACACCGGGTGCATCCGGCTTGGCCGCGGCGCTGACGCCGAAACTGGCGAGCAGATCGATCAGGGCATTTTCGATACGACTGACCAGCTCGCGCACTCCAAAACCCAGGCGCCGCACGTCCAGCAGCAGGTACACCACCAACTGGCCGGGGCCATGGTAAGTAACCTGACCGCCGCGATCGACCTGCACCACCGGGATATCCCCCGGCAGCAGCAGGTGTTCGGCCTTGCCAGCCTGGCCTTGAGTGAACACCGGCGTGTGCTGCACCAACCATACTTCGTCGGGGGTGTCGCTGCTACGTTGATCAGTGAAGCGTTGCATGGCATGCCAGGCAGGCTCGTAGGCCATCAGGCCCAACTCGCGGAAGCCCAGCACGCTGGATGCGCTCGGCATCAGAGCACCATGTGCACGTGGCCGGTGGCTCGCAACGCGCTATTGATGTCGCGCAGTTGATCTTCGCCGGTCGCGATGATGTGCACCTGCAAAGTGGTGTACTTGCCGTTGCTGCTCTGGCGCTCGGCCAGGGTCGCAAGGTCGATTTCGGCGTGTTTGCCGAGGACCTCAAGCACCAGGGCCTTGTAGCCTGCACCCGTTTCGCCGATCACCTTGATGGGGTAGTCGGGGCAAGGGAACTTGATTTCGTGGGACTTTATATCTTCGCCAGACTTGGCGTCGGCAGAAGCTGGGACTTTGGGATCGGTCATGGCAGTAACGGCCTCGTAAGCCGTGGCGACAACATCGCCCCCGGCTCAGGTAAGAGCCAGGGGCGCGCAGGTCACGATATCAGTTGAACAAGCCGTGGAAGAATAGCCGAATGCTATCCCAGAGGCGACGGATGAAGCCACCTTCATCAACCTGATCCAGTGCGATCAGGTCGGTGCTTTGCAGCACTTTGTCACCCATCTTCACTTCGACCTTGCCGATCACCGCGCCTTTGGCGATCGGTGCGACCAGTTGCGGCACCATGGTCATGGTAGCCGCGAGGTTTTTCAGCTGGCCTTTGGGCACAGTCATGGTCAGGTCTTCAGCCAGGCCGGCACGCACGGTGCTCGCGGTGCCTTTCCAGACAGGCGCCTGTGCCAGCTCTGCACCGGCTTTGTAGAAGGTCTGGGTTTCATAGAAGCGGAAACCATAAGTCAGCAGCTTTTGCGTCTCGGCGGCGCGGTTGGCTTCGCTGGTGGTACCGAATACCACGGCGATCAGGCGCATGCCGTCACGTACGGCCGAAGCTACCATGCAGTAACCGGCTTCGTCGGTGTGACCCGTCTTCAGACCGTCGACCGTCTTGTCGCGCCACAGCAGCAGGTTGCGGTTAGGCTGCTTGATGTTGTTCCAGAAGAACTCTTTCTGCGAGTAGATGGCGTAGTGAGCTGGATCTTCGTGGATGATCGCCCGGGCCAGCACCGCCATGTCGTGCGCGGTGGAGTAGTGCTCCGGGTTCGGCAGACCGGTCGGGTTCATGAAGTGGCTGTTGGCCATGCCCAACTTGCCGGCGGTGGTGTTCATCATGTCGGCGAAAGCGTCTTCGCTACCGGCGATGTGCTCGGACAGGGCGACACTGGAGTCGTTGCCCGACTGGATGATGATGCCGTGCAGCAAGTCGCTGACCGACACTTGCGAACCGACCTTGAGGAACATCCGCGAACCGCCGGTGCGCCAGGCGTTTTCGCTGATGGTTACCGGGTCGTTTTCGCCGATCTGCCCACGACGGATTTCCAGCGTGGCGATATAGGCAGTCATCAGCTTGGTCAGGCTGGCAGGCGGCAGGCGTTGATCGCCGTTGTCCTCGACTAGCACCTGACCGCTGGAGGCTTCCATGAGTACGAAGGCTTTGGCCGCCAGTTGCGGCGGCGCGGGCACCATCTGATCAGCCGCCCATGCAGTTGGAGCGATCATCAGGGGTACAAGCAGGCATAGGCGTTTGGCAAAGGTGGTGATGTTCATCCGTCTCTCGAGATTACTGATGGGCAGATGCCCAG
Proteins encoded:
- the lipB gene encoding lipoyl(octanoyl) transferase LipB, giving the protein MPSASSVLGFRELGLMAYEPAWHAMQRFTDQRSSDTPDEVWLVQHTPVFTQGQAGKAEHLLLPGDIPVVQVDRGGQVTYHGPGQLVVYLLLDVRRLGFGVRELVSRIENALIDLLASFGVSAAAKPDAPGVYVEGAKIASLGLRIRRGCSFHGLALNVDMQLEPFQRINPCGYAGLAMTQLCDHAGSIEFAEVSARLRVQLVKHLDYAEQTTLTGGIE
- a CDS encoding D-alanyl-D-alanine carboxypeptidase family protein; the protein is MNITTFAKRLCLLVPLMIAPTAWAADQMVPAPPQLAAKAFVLMEASSGQVLVEDNGDQRLPPASLTKLMTAYIATLEIRRGQIGENDPVTISENAWRTGGSRMFLKVGSQVSVSDLLHGIIIQSGNDSSVALSEHIAGSEDAFADMMNTTAGKLGMANSHFMNPTGLPNPEHYSTAHDMAVLARAIIHEDPAHYAIYSQKEFFWNNIKQPNRNLLLWRDKTVDGLKTGHTDEAGYCMVASAVRDGMRLIAVVFGTTSEANRAAETQKLLTYGFRFYETQTFYKAGAELAQAPVWKGTASTVRAGLAEDLTMTVPKGQLKNLAATMTMVPQLVAPIAKGAVIGKVEVKMGDKVLQSTDLIALDQVDEGGFIRRLWDSIRLFFHGLFN
- a CDS encoding DUF493 domain-containing protein encodes the protein MTDPKVPASADAKSGEDIKSHEIKFPCPDYPIKVIGETGAGYKALVLEVLGKHAEIDLATLAERQSSNGKYTTLQVHIIATGEDQLRDINSALRATGHVHMVL